One region of Haloterrigena salifodinae genomic DNA includes:
- a CDS encoding DUF1684 domain-containing protein has translation MTTDWRRAIETQREGKDRYFGGDPHSPIPPDERESFDGLEYYPIDKEYRFELPLHEYDDPEPVTVGTSTDGEREYLRWGEFRFTVGGEDVALQAYKANPDDERLWVPFRDATSGDETYGAGRYLDLEDDAHRTDDGNWILDFNEAYNPTCAYSDQYECPLPPTANWLDVPIEAGEKTYH, from the coding sequence ATGACCACTGACTGGAGACGCGCGATCGAAACGCAACGCGAGGGGAAAGACCGGTACTTCGGCGGCGATCCGCACTCGCCGATTCCGCCGGACGAGCGCGAGTCGTTCGACGGCCTCGAGTACTACCCGATCGACAAGGAGTACCGGTTCGAACTACCGCTGCACGAGTACGACGACCCCGAACCGGTTACCGTGGGGACGAGCACCGACGGCGAACGGGAGTACCTGCGCTGGGGCGAGTTCCGCTTCACCGTCGGCGGGGAGGACGTCGCGCTGCAGGCCTACAAAGCGAACCCGGACGACGAACGGCTCTGGGTCCCATTCCGGGACGCGACCAGCGGCGACGAGACCTACGGCGCAGGTCGATACCTCGACCTCGAGGACGATGCACACCGGACGGACGACGGAAACTGGATCCTCGACTTCAACGAGGCGTACAATCCGACATGCGCGTACTCGGATCAGTACGAATGCCCGCTCCCGCCGACGGCAAACTGGCTCGATGTCCCGATCGAGGCCGGCGAAAAGACGTATCACTGA
- the trxA gene encoding thioredoxin translates to MSESTDDERERIREQKKRELQERLENGGNLDTADTAEASDAPDEPIAITGQSHLDEVVAEHDLVLVDCYADWCGPCQMMEPTIEALAAETDAAVAKVDVDAHQQIAQQLGARGVPTLVLYADGQPVERTVGAQDRGTLQGLIEQHA, encoded by the coding sequence ATGAGCGAGTCCACCGACGACGAACGAGAACGGATCCGTGAGCAGAAGAAGCGAGAGTTGCAGGAGCGCCTCGAGAACGGTGGGAACCTCGACACGGCCGACACCGCCGAGGCGAGCGACGCGCCCGACGAACCGATCGCGATCACGGGCCAGAGTCACCTCGACGAGGTCGTCGCGGAGCACGACCTCGTCCTCGTGGACTGCTACGCCGACTGGTGTGGCCCCTGTCAGATGATGGAGCCGACGATCGAAGCGCTGGCCGCGGAGACCGACGCCGCAGTCGCGAAGGTCGATGTCGACGCTCACCAGCAGATCGCCCAGCAACTGGGCGCCCGCGGTGTCCCGACGCTCGTCCTCTATGCCGACGGCCAGCCGGTCGAGCGCACGGTCGGTGCCCAGGACCGCGGGACGCTGCAGGGCCTAATCGAGCAACACGCGTAA
- a CDS encoding SHOCT domain-containing protein, with protein MTDLRRTIGQYAGRATAFGAVLLVAATATASAQTHGGGADGSMGGWGAFGGWMLLWPVVLIGLLALLVVWAGSRRRGHRIDRTDRTDRPD; from the coding sequence ATGACCGACCTCCGACGTACGATCGGACAGTATGCGGGACGAGCGACGGCCTTCGGCGCCGTCCTCCTCGTCGCCGCGACCGCGACGGCGTCCGCACAGACCCACGGCGGCGGTGCCGACGGATCGATGGGCGGCTGGGGAGCGTTCGGCGGCTGGATGCTCCTCTGGCCGGTCGTCCTGATCGGCCTGCTAGCCCTGCTGGTCGTCTGGGCCGGCAGTCGACGCCGGGGTCACCGCATCGACCGCACTGACCGCACCGACCGACCCGACTGA
- a CDS encoding sulfurtransferase TusA family protein, which yields MTDAHNPDVTIDSRDASCPGPLMDLIGKVKGLGSGTVVELQTTERNSTTDVPEWLEKAGHDLVEIEERDEYWSIFLEVN from the coding sequence ATGACTGACGCACACAACCCGGACGTGACGATCGACTCGCGAGACGCATCGTGTCCCGGCCCGCTGATGGACCTCATCGGGAAGGTGAAGGGTCTTGGCTCGGGAACCGTGGTCGAACTCCAGACCACCGAGCGTAACTCCACGACCGACGTCCCGGAGTGGCTCGAGAAGGCCGGCCACGACTTAGTCGAGATCGAGGAGCGCGACGAGTACTGGAGTATCTTCCTGGAGGTCAATTGA